In Papaver somniferum cultivar HN1 chromosome 1, ASM357369v1, whole genome shotgun sequence, a genomic segment contains:
- the LOC113272218 gene encoding vinorine synthase-like has translation MGMKVEVISRETIKPSSLTPFNLKNLTISFLDQITPAVPVPILLFYHASDIGKNVLEQSNDLKKSLSEALTHFYPLAGTIGKDNKIVDCDDYGVEYLETRVDVRLSEVLSKHPDEGYIMNQFIPTNLHYITELGTCRDNLVQLVIQVNMFDCGGMVIGVSMLHKIADAASLGTFINAWARTSARLGNIEGIHKEKEPTIIPSIDAAFHFPPNEVPSVLPFKMNSEDSEIKLFARANPTKVESVTALLWKCASKLKGKADKVLESSSQNSKPFMLCMAVNLRQRMIPALPDHSFGNFIAPALVGLSNKPGDIELHKLVETLRSSIRKINGDYIKYEFQVNYGLVRSLQDVHERFNKEEMELHTITSWCRFPFYESDFGWGKPTWICTVNVIAKNVCILMDTSDGCGIEAWVTLDEQQMSLLESDYELREFLVTQTPAVTAGPVVQF, from the exons atgggaatGAAAGTTGAAGTAATCTCAAGAGAAACTATCAAACCATCTTCCCTAACACCTTTTAACCTAAAGAACTTAACAATTTCCTTCTTGGATCAAATCACTCCAGCCGTTCCTGTTCCTATCCTCCTGTTCTACCATGCGAGCGATATTGGCAAAAATGTGTTGGAACAATCCAATGATTTAAAGAAATCGTTGTCCGAGGCGTTAACCCATTTCTACCCGTTAGCCGGAACAATCGGGAAAGATAACAAAATTGTCGATTGTGATGATTATGGTGTTGAATATTTGGAAACTCGAGTCGATGTTCGTCTCTCTGAAGTCCTCAGCAAACATCCTGATGAAGGTTATATTATGAATCAATTCATTCCTACTAACCTCCATTACATTACGGAATTAGGTACATGCAGAGATAATCTAGTTCAACTAGTAATTCAAGTTAACATGTTTGATTGTGGAGGAATGGTAATTGGTGTTTCAATGTTGCATAAGATCGCTGATGCAGCATCATTGGGCACATTTATTAATGCTTGGGCAAGAACAAGTGCTCGTCTAGGGAATATTGAAGGtattcataaagaaaaagaacctACCATTATTCCTAGTATTGACGCTGCTTTTCATTTCCCTCCGAATGAAGTACCTAGTGTTCTGCCATTTAAAATGAACTCAGAAGACAGTGAGATCAAACTGTTTGCAAGAG CAAACCCGACGAAGGTGGAATCAGTGACAGCGTTGTTATGGAAGTGTGCTTCGAAGCTCAAGGGTAAGGCAGATAAAGTATTAGAGTCATCATCACAAAATTCAAAACCATTCATGTTATGTATGGCAGTGAATTTACGCCAAAGGATGATTCCTGCATTGCCTGACCATTCTTTTGGGAACTTCATTGCGCCTGCACTAGTAGGACTATCGAACAAGCCAGGTGATATCGAGTTGCATAAATTGGTGGAAACTCTGAGATCCTCGATTAGGAAAATCAATGGCGACTACATCAAATATGAATTTCAAGTCAATTATGGACTGGTCAGGTCTCTGCAAGATGTTCATGAAAGGTTCAACAAAGAAGAAATGGAATTACACACCATTACTAGTTGGTGTAGGTTTCCATTTTATGAAAGTGATTTTGGATGGGGTAAACCAACATGGATATGTACCGTCAATGTCATCGCTAAGAACGTATGCATATTAATGGATACAAGCGATGGGTGTGGAATAGAAGCATGGGTTACATTGGATGAACAACAAATGTCCCTACTCGAATCTGATTACGAGCTTCGTGAATTCCTTGTTACACAGACCCCGGCCGTCACAGCAGGCCCCGTCGTTCAATTTTAA
- the LOC113272228 gene encoding putative F-box protein At1g53550 — MIISGDNDISVISGSSSTSSNNSSRSVIHEDVIKCEILSRLPIKSLMRFKCVSKTWLSLIKEDSCFANLHYAHAKARPGLLLVKQLGRLDRNNLQENRKDLILTANLSRDNSQAEIQKIWELKSSRPKEILGPVHGLICLVDKLTEVVRVYNLGTGERTPRVRSRLRRVQPLPGFSLCKAYHFGYDPTTKIHKILCVRYVYRQRGPNSNCRRQEMEKDR, encoded by the coding sequence ATGATAATTAGTGGTGATAATGATATTTCAGTCATTTCTGGTAGTAGTAGTACAAGCAGTAATAATAGTAGTAGAAGTGTTATTCATGAAGATGTAATAAAGTGCGAGATATTAAGCCGACTCCCTATCAAGTCACTTATGCGTTTCAAATGTGTATCTAAAACTTGGCTGTCCCTAATCAAAGAAGATTCGTGTTTTGCTAATTTACATTATGCACATGCGAAAGCACGTCCAGGTTTACTTTTGGTGAAACAACTTGGTCGATTGGATCGAAATAACTTGCAGGAGAACAGGAAGGACTTAATTCTAACAGCCAATCTAAGCAGGGATAATAGCCAAGCAGAAATTCAGAAGATATGGGAGCTAAAATCGTCTCGTCCGAAAGAAATTCTGGGACCTGTGCATGGTTTAATCTGTTTAGTTGACAAACTCACGGAGGTTGTTCGTGTATACAACCTTGGCACTGGAGAGCGTACACCACGTGTTAGATCGAGATTACGAAGGGTACAGCCACTTCCAGGTTTCTCTTTGTGTAAAGCCTATCACTTTGGCTATGATCCTACCACaaaaatacacaaaatattgTGTGTCCGTTATGTGTATCGACAACGAGGTCCAAACAGCAACTGTAGGAGACAAGAAATGGAGAAGGATAGATGA